Proteins from a single region of Syngnathus typhle isolate RoL2023-S1 ecotype Sweden linkage group LG10, RoL_Styp_1.0, whole genome shotgun sequence:
- the mtbp gene encoding mdm2-binding protein isoform X1, with translation MDRYVLAISICQADNDEECKCLAQVKQIYDQIVAFSSQEFARGISVLPACSLSGSPSVQRWYFAVQACHGEMLFCSSDWEEVEAVQQRANSEEEKQTTLELCIGSVCLQEGSVQKCDEATLTELLEEAAEGLHALADKLPSPGKALLDVLVFGCAECPALKILLPLLGALRHMSCWHSAKTTVVSHYATGWQKTASYLNAGLLESTELTSCINASELWRGGMVIREKKNVSELHFNGFSLRAPVYRSNLMEEPCFTADHQLHSEVFHYYAPVLDLLHLITLSDLPCFLMSNTHFELALSGKSVNSKLLLEQLKSLRGTVGALFSLSCVVTSIAQPSASQISSQRWRESLARRPKSLPTPDIEVKGESAHYFLLVQGSGNIEDGVCTVRVLHSDSQINGVPAMATFSGLSEPKLLSSSGGIRSDILSLPCLQGDGLLRRERKVAEVQALVVKEYSRQKKSSLISPNDLKAILSMAREQYLKMTDSMLPRASSLIDTVDTKHPVETTSHAQSVWPEQSVLHNIENMQKRRQGRRLSLCSGSSDSLLGPKDCPKGSSTLLDAKELLKHFTLDGKPTSELQPLALIRGPNVFQLSSDLCPGSVSEMSFKKATTSHYHGIDFCLDNQHSLERDKAFVRLQSRLIRYETQTTCSREPCVLPFATSPAPSPAVMSEPGSVPDGETLQNADVARLKRRSWETDVGSYPRKRQAKSESSDLVCSQSNGSNGTQLTIKSQRQQPSRSHSVSSSTPSSSSASRTSSGLLKQSSADKLKALEQKTDHKQTKDDKNAKESRSQKHNRMLQEVVVKTLKQHGISAEHKCFEACSKRLFDISKFFLKDLKTSRGLHDEMKKAAGSNAKQVKSTRISVPFPHINL, from the exons ATGGACAGATATGTGTTAGCTATATCCATCTGTCAGGCGGATAACGACGAGGAGTGCAAAT GTCTGGCCCAAGTGAAGCAGATTTATGACCAAATTGTGGCATTTTCCTCTCAAGAATTCGCCAGAGGAATCTCTGTGCTTCCAG CGTGTTCCCTCAGTGGAAGCCCTTCAGTTCAGAGGTGGTACTTTGCTGTTCAGGCTTGCCATGGAGAAATGCTG TTTTGCAGCTCAGATTGGGAAGAGGTGGAGGCAGTCCAACAGAGAGCGAACAGTGAAGAGGAGAAGCAAACAACTTTGGAACTGTGCATTGGTTCCGTGTGTCTTCAGGAGGGATCTGTTCAAAAGTGCGACGAAGCAACGCTAACAGA gtTGCTCGAGGAGGCTGCAGAAGGATTGCATGCATTGGCAGACAAACTTCCATCTCCAG GTAAAGCATTGTTAGATGTACTGGTGTTTGGGTGTGCTGAGTGTCCTGCATTAAAAATCCTGCTTCCACTACTGGGAGCCCTTCGACACATGAGCTGCTGGCACTCTGCTAAGACCACTGTCGTCAGTCATTATGCTACAGG GTGGCAAAAAACTGCATCTTACCTGAATGCTGGTCTATTGGAGTCCACTGAGTTAACCAGCTGTATCAATGCAAGTGAACTTTGGAGAGGGGGCATGGTGATCAGAGAGAAGAAG AATGTATCAGAGCTTCATTTCAATGGCTTTTCTTTGCGTGCTCCAGTATATAGATCCAATCTCATGGAAGAGCCATGCTTTACTGCAGACCACCAACTACACTCTGAG GTCTTTCATTACTACGCACCAGTTTTAGACCTGCTTCATCTGATTACTTTGTCAGACCTGCCATGCTTCCTGATGTCCAACACACACTTTGAGCT AGCACTTTCTGGGAAGTCAGTCAACTCTAAACTTCTTTTGGAGCAGCTCAAGTCATTGCGTGGAACG GTCGGGGCTTTATTCAGCCTTTCCTGCGTCGTCACTTCCATCGCACAGCCATCAGCAAGCCAAATCAGCTCCCAGCGCTGGAGAGAATCTCTCGCCAGAAGACCCAAGTCCTTGCCCA CACCTGACATCGAGGTTAAGGGAGAGAGTGCTCACTACTTCCTGTTGGTCCAGGGCTCAGGCAATATCGAGGATGGAGTCTGCACAGTCAGGGTCTTGCACTCTGACAGTCAAATTAATGGCGTGCCCGCCATGGCAACATTCTCGGGGCTGTCTGAACCGAAGCTGCTGTCATCATCAG GAGGCATTCGAAGCGACATCCTCTCTCTGCCTTGTCTCCAAGGAGACGGTCTTCTGAGAAGAGAGCGGAAGGTGGCTGAGGTCCAAGCACTAGTGGTTAAAGAATACTCCA GACAGAAAAAATCCTCTTTAATATCACCCAATGACTTGAAGGCCATTCTGAGCATGGCTAGGGAGCAATACTTGAAGATGACTGACTCCATGCTTCCCCGGGCCTCTTCTCTGATTGACACTGTGGACACTAAGCACCCAG TAGAAACAACATCACACGCTCAATCTGTATGGCCAGAGCAGAGCGTCCTCCACAATATTGAGAACATGCAAAAAAGACGACAGGGAAGAAG ACTTAGTTTATGTTCTGGCTCCAGTGATAGCCTGCTGGGTCCTAAAGACTGTCCGAAAGGTTCTTCTACCTTACTGGATGCCAAAGAACTTTTAAAACACTTCACTCTCGATGGCAAGCCCACCAGTGAGCTGCAACCTCTGGCTCTTATTAGAGG TCCTAATGTGTTCCAGTTGTCGTCAGACTTGTGTCCTGGGAGTGTTAGTGAGATGTCCTTCAAAAAGGCCACGACCTCCCATTATCACGGCATAGA CTTCTGCCTAGATAACCAGCACTCTTTGGAGCGAGATAAGGCTTTTGTGCGGCTCCAGTCCCGTCTCATTCGCTACGAGACGCAAACCACCTGCTCCAGGGAGCCGTGTGTCCTACCGTTTGCCACCAGCCCCGCCCCTTCTCCCGCGGTGATGTCCGAACCGGGAAGTGTACCCGATGGGGAGACTCTGCAGAACGCTGATGTAGCCCGACTCAAACGCAGGTCCTGGGAAACTGATGTTGGGAGTTATCCCCGCAAGCG GCAGGCCAAGTCAGAGAGCAGCGACTTGGTCTGTTCTCAGAGCAATGGGAGTAATGGGACTCAGCTTACCATCAAGTCGCAACGGCAGCAGCCCAGCAGATCACACTCGGTCTCCTCTTCCACTCCCTCGTCCTCTTCTGCTTCGAGAACATCATCTG GTTTACTGAAGCAGTCTTCAGCCGACAAACTTAAAGCCCTGGAGCAGAAGACTgatcacaaacaaacaaaagacgatAAAAATGCCAAGGAATCGCGCTCCCAGAAACACAATagg ATGCTGCAGGAGGTAGTTGTTAAAACGCTCAAACAGCACGGGATCAGTGCCGAGCATAAATGCTTTGAGGCTTGCAGCAAGAGACTGTTTGATATCTCCAAATTCTTTCTCAAG GATCTGAAGACATCTCGAGGTCTCCATGATGAAATGAAAAAGGCAGCTGGCAGCAATGCTAAACAGGTAAAATCAACACGCATCAGTGTTCCCTTTCCACACATTAACTTGTGA
- the mtbp gene encoding mdm2-binding protein isoform X2, with protein sequence MDRYVLAISICQADNDEECKCLAQVKQIYDQIVAFSSQEFARGISVLPACSLSGSPSVQRWYFAVQACHGEMLFCSSDWEEVEAVQQRANSEEEKQTTLELCIGSVCLQEGSVQKCDEATLTELLEEAAEGLHALADKLPSPGKALLDVLVFGCAECPALKILLPLLGALRHMSCWHSAKTTVVSHYATGWQKTASYLNAGLLESTELTSCINASELWRGGMVIREKKNVSELHFNGFSLRAPVYRSNLMEEPCFTADHQLHSEVFHYYAPVLDLLHLITLSDLPCFLMSNTHFELALSGKSVNSKLLLEQLKSLRGTVGALFSLSCVVTSIAQPSASQISSQRWRESLARRPKSLPTPDIEVKGESAHYFLLVQGSGNIEDGVCTVRVLHSDSQINGVPAMATFSGLSEPKLLSSSGGIRSDILSLPCLQGDGLLRRERKVAEVQALVVKEYSRQKKSSLISPNDLKAILSMAREQYLKMTDSMLPRASSLIDTVDTKHPVETTSHAQSVWPEQSVLHNIENMQKRRQGRRLSLCSGSSDSLLGPKDCPKGSSTLLDAKELLKHFTLDGKPTSELQPLALIRGPNVFQLSSDLCPGSVSEMSFKKATTSHYHGIDFCLDNQHSLERDKAFVRLQSRLIRYETQTTCSREPCVLPFATSPAPSPAVMSEPGSVPDGETLQNADVARLKRRSWETDVGSYPRKRQAKSESSDLVCSQSNGSNGTQLTIKSQRQQPSRSHSVSSSTPSSSSASRTSSGLLKQSSADKLKALEQKTDHKQTKDDKNAKESRSQKHNRMLQEVVVKTLKQHGISAEHKCFEACSKRLFDISKFFLKDLKTSRGLHDEMKKAAGSNAKQVIDWVLEKTLTKS encoded by the exons ATGGACAGATATGTGTTAGCTATATCCATCTGTCAGGCGGATAACGACGAGGAGTGCAAAT GTCTGGCCCAAGTGAAGCAGATTTATGACCAAATTGTGGCATTTTCCTCTCAAGAATTCGCCAGAGGAATCTCTGTGCTTCCAG CGTGTTCCCTCAGTGGAAGCCCTTCAGTTCAGAGGTGGTACTTTGCTGTTCAGGCTTGCCATGGAGAAATGCTG TTTTGCAGCTCAGATTGGGAAGAGGTGGAGGCAGTCCAACAGAGAGCGAACAGTGAAGAGGAGAAGCAAACAACTTTGGAACTGTGCATTGGTTCCGTGTGTCTTCAGGAGGGATCTGTTCAAAAGTGCGACGAAGCAACGCTAACAGA gtTGCTCGAGGAGGCTGCAGAAGGATTGCATGCATTGGCAGACAAACTTCCATCTCCAG GTAAAGCATTGTTAGATGTACTGGTGTTTGGGTGTGCTGAGTGTCCTGCATTAAAAATCCTGCTTCCACTACTGGGAGCCCTTCGACACATGAGCTGCTGGCACTCTGCTAAGACCACTGTCGTCAGTCATTATGCTACAGG GTGGCAAAAAACTGCATCTTACCTGAATGCTGGTCTATTGGAGTCCACTGAGTTAACCAGCTGTATCAATGCAAGTGAACTTTGGAGAGGGGGCATGGTGATCAGAGAGAAGAAG AATGTATCAGAGCTTCATTTCAATGGCTTTTCTTTGCGTGCTCCAGTATATAGATCCAATCTCATGGAAGAGCCATGCTTTACTGCAGACCACCAACTACACTCTGAG GTCTTTCATTACTACGCACCAGTTTTAGACCTGCTTCATCTGATTACTTTGTCAGACCTGCCATGCTTCCTGATGTCCAACACACACTTTGAGCT AGCACTTTCTGGGAAGTCAGTCAACTCTAAACTTCTTTTGGAGCAGCTCAAGTCATTGCGTGGAACG GTCGGGGCTTTATTCAGCCTTTCCTGCGTCGTCACTTCCATCGCACAGCCATCAGCAAGCCAAATCAGCTCCCAGCGCTGGAGAGAATCTCTCGCCAGAAGACCCAAGTCCTTGCCCA CACCTGACATCGAGGTTAAGGGAGAGAGTGCTCACTACTTCCTGTTGGTCCAGGGCTCAGGCAATATCGAGGATGGAGTCTGCACAGTCAGGGTCTTGCACTCTGACAGTCAAATTAATGGCGTGCCCGCCATGGCAACATTCTCGGGGCTGTCTGAACCGAAGCTGCTGTCATCATCAG GAGGCATTCGAAGCGACATCCTCTCTCTGCCTTGTCTCCAAGGAGACGGTCTTCTGAGAAGAGAGCGGAAGGTGGCTGAGGTCCAAGCACTAGTGGTTAAAGAATACTCCA GACAGAAAAAATCCTCTTTAATATCACCCAATGACTTGAAGGCCATTCTGAGCATGGCTAGGGAGCAATACTTGAAGATGACTGACTCCATGCTTCCCCGGGCCTCTTCTCTGATTGACACTGTGGACACTAAGCACCCAG TAGAAACAACATCACACGCTCAATCTGTATGGCCAGAGCAGAGCGTCCTCCACAATATTGAGAACATGCAAAAAAGACGACAGGGAAGAAG ACTTAGTTTATGTTCTGGCTCCAGTGATAGCCTGCTGGGTCCTAAAGACTGTCCGAAAGGTTCTTCTACCTTACTGGATGCCAAAGAACTTTTAAAACACTTCACTCTCGATGGCAAGCCCACCAGTGAGCTGCAACCTCTGGCTCTTATTAGAGG TCCTAATGTGTTCCAGTTGTCGTCAGACTTGTGTCCTGGGAGTGTTAGTGAGATGTCCTTCAAAAAGGCCACGACCTCCCATTATCACGGCATAGA CTTCTGCCTAGATAACCAGCACTCTTTGGAGCGAGATAAGGCTTTTGTGCGGCTCCAGTCCCGTCTCATTCGCTACGAGACGCAAACCACCTGCTCCAGGGAGCCGTGTGTCCTACCGTTTGCCACCAGCCCCGCCCCTTCTCCCGCGGTGATGTCCGAACCGGGAAGTGTACCCGATGGGGAGACTCTGCAGAACGCTGATGTAGCCCGACTCAAACGCAGGTCCTGGGAAACTGATGTTGGGAGTTATCCCCGCAAGCG GCAGGCCAAGTCAGAGAGCAGCGACTTGGTCTGTTCTCAGAGCAATGGGAGTAATGGGACTCAGCTTACCATCAAGTCGCAACGGCAGCAGCCCAGCAGATCACACTCGGTCTCCTCTTCCACTCCCTCGTCCTCTTCTGCTTCGAGAACATCATCTG GTTTACTGAAGCAGTCTTCAGCCGACAAACTTAAAGCCCTGGAGCAGAAGACTgatcacaaacaaacaaaagacgatAAAAATGCCAAGGAATCGCGCTCCCAGAAACACAATagg ATGCTGCAGGAGGTAGTTGTTAAAACGCTCAAACAGCACGGGATCAGTGCCGAGCATAAATGCTTTGAGGCTTGCAGCAAGAGACTGTTTGATATCTCCAAATTCTTTCTCAAG GATCTGAAGACATCTCGAGGTCTCCATGATGAAATGAAAAAGGCAGCTGGCAGCAATGCTAAACAG GTCATTGACTGGGTGCTGGAGAAGACTTTAACGAAATCATGA